GAAAGAAACAACCACGTCCAGATCGGAGAGGTTCGAAGGTATTTATGAAGGCCCCCTTGCATCGAAGAAATGGCGAAAACttcttggaaaagaaagaaaggaaaggccTCGGGATGATGGCAAAACCAGCATTCAATTCTACATACCCAACCTCCAACTAATCTCCAATCTATCGCGACCCCGCCGGGGCCCCCACTTACACGTGTCGCGATCTCAGGCCCCCTCCCCCTCCTATATAATCTGGATAGTCCCTCATTGGCTCTCCACTACATATCCCCCACTGACCAGCACTCAGCACTCTTCTCCCGTCTTTGGCAAACTTATCTTGCTGTTTCTTGAGACATGGCGAGCTCCGGGCTTTCGAAGCTGGCGTGCGTGGCCCTCCTGTGCATGGTGGCGGCGGCCTCCGTGGCCGAGGCCGCCGTGACGTGCGGCCAGGTGTCGAGCGCCCTGGCCCCGTGCATCCCCTACGCCAGGAGCGGCAGGGGCCCCGTGCCGGCCGGGTGCTGCAACGGGATCAGGTCGCTGAACAACGCCGCCAGGACCACCCCGGACCGCCAGGCCGCCTGCAAGTGCCTTAAGTCTGCCTCCGGCAGCATCTCTGGCATCAACTTTGGGGTCGTGGCCGCCATCCCCGGCAAGTGCGGGGTCAACATCCCCTACAAGATCAGCCCCAGCACCAACTGCAACAGGTTAACTTACTCAACGAAGCATCCATAAGCTGTAGTATACTCATGATGAGTTCTTCGTAAACTGATGacccttttcacttttttactCATGGACTGTTCGTTTTGCGTTGCAGCGTGAAGTGAAGATCGTGAAGGAAGGGATTCCGGGAAGCGAATGAATGGCTTAGAATGCGAAATAAAAGGGGGCGGGACGAGTCCGACATGAAGCTTCAGTACTTCATGTTTCTTTttaaggtcttttttttttttgtctgttaTCGGGTCCTTTCTGTGCCGTAGACATTATCATGTCGCGGTACTTATGTTAAATAATTATTTGGCTTGAGCTTGAGGTGATCGAGTGTTGCCCTTTCCATttcatctctcttctttctcctccttgaCTTTCAAAGCAGGAAAATCCACACGCGAAGGCAGGGTTGCGCTGCTGGACATTGAACATGGTCTATAACCTAGTACTATACCTATCTCTAGTATTCATGGATAATAAGTTAGTAAAATCTGCAATGGCTCTCGCGGACGTTACGCTACTTCACAAAAATAAACGTTCAGAATGAAGTAATTTGTTCGGCGCACGAATGCGCGCGCGACTCGAGCGAGTACTGCTTAAACTCAAACTCTGGGTTACCTTCCGACAGGCGAGTTTTCGGACGGTTCGTGCATTGCGGTTGGTTTCTTCTTCACCGCCTAGATCCACAAACAAGGCTCGCTCGTTTCGAGTCGGACAGTATTCCTCTGGCTCAAATtaagataagaaaaaagagGCAAATCACACTCTGAACTTACATCCTTAGCACAATTCGTCCATGGATCCGAAGACATTATCATGTCGTTAAGGAAGGTTCGAGGGGCCCACCTAATGAAAGGGCTACTAGGCGTCTTGTCGATTCAATGTCTGACCGCGATGGATGTaaaataaagttatttttctagaaCAAATTCGGACCGTTGATGCGATTGACATTTCTTCCTTGGGTCCCCCCCTACATAGCTAGCGCTTCACCAGCTGTCATTAATGGGCGGATATGTGTCAGAGCTTCACGGAAAATCTAAGACGTAATTAGGCTAGTTGGAATGATTTCGCAGGTACTTACCCGCCTCGCCGTATATAGTTCGGCATTTAATAGGCCATGAAACTAGAACTACAGTGAAATTTAATAGTTTGATTAGCAAGATCATCAGTATGCGCTCAAGATACGATTGATTTACCGACTAAGATATGATTCGATTGATTCAATTGAACGGAGCGAGCAATTATGCGTGGAAAGTGGAGTAAAAACTCTGGCGATGGAATGTGGCGATGGGCTGATGCATCGTCCTTGTTAGCCAACAAGAAGGACAATAATTGAACTGTCTCATAAATATGACAATCGAGACAAGCCACGGCATGAAATTGGTCGACACTGGACCCGCAGGTTTAGACCTTTCTCTGTCTGGTGATCCCAGTCTCCGATCGGGAAAACTTACCACGAGGTCTCTGATAAGAATGGGGCTCGAGGAGAGGACATGGGGAATGTCATCTTGATTTTGCCCTGATTGAATCTTTCTATTAACACTATCCAATTTAATATTATCTGATAACACGTCACATCAATGCAGGGTCAATTAAGCGTGGCataagaaaaactcaaatttttcaaatcaaaagaaaaattacagaaaaaaaaattgtagacaacctaataaaattaagaaattatatgCTAATACCTACGAAGTGGTCCAAAAAGTGACAACAAAATAACGACCATACAAGCGAAGCGATGGTGCGCAGCATCTGAAACAAACAACCCCCCAAAAGCATCCTGCCCGACCAAGACCTAAGGTAGCTCCCATTAAACCATGATTTATAGACAACCCAAGCCACGAAACCAGATGATGTATGCAGAAAAAGTATATAGATTAGGATCGCATATGAGGAGCTAAGCATGTCAACTTAAGCGTTATTTCGTTATAATCATGTTACCTTGCATTAGTTTCTTGTCGTGGAACAGCGACCTCATTTGAAAAAGAATCCTGCTGAAGTGCTTCCAAGAGAGACCATAGCAGACGTAAAACAGCTAATTGTTCCTTTTGTTCTGGGAGGTTAAAACAAGGCGATTACAATAATTAGTGATTCGGTGTCCTAAACATCATCTTAAATCTTCGGGTATTATACAGCTCATGCAAAAGACAAGCGCAATTTTTCCTGTCCAATTGACACAGCTCATCTTCAATACTTTTCCTATGTAATATGAGAAAGCACATAGCTTATGACCGAACCAAATACTCTGCAGTTGTCCTTTGTG
The sequence above is drawn from the Eucalyptus grandis isolate ANBG69807.140 chromosome 11, ASM1654582v1, whole genome shotgun sequence genome and encodes:
- the LOC104425108 gene encoding non-specific lipid-transfer protein 1, whose translation is MASSGLSKLACVALLCMVAAASVAEAAVTCGQVSSALAPCIPYARSGRGPVPAGCCNGIRSLNNAARTTPDRQAACKCLKSASGSISGINFGVVAAIPGKCGVNIPYKISPSTNCNSVK